The Rhizobium leguminosarum DNA segment CGTGGTCATTCTCTATTGTTGGCGCTCTTGGGATAGCGCGAGTGGATCGATCTCGTGGCGTCCCCTTAAAGGAAAAGAGTGTGTTTCACAATCCGCCTGTCGCTCCTTCCCCCGTTTCGGGATTTCTGGCCCCCGTTTCCGATTTCTGGCCGCCGTTTCCGGATTTCTGGCCCCGTTTCCGGACTTCTGGCCCGGTTTCCGGATTTTACGGAATACCGCCAAGAGAATCGAATGAATTCGCAAGACGAGTCTACCGCCTTTTCCCATACGGTGAAATGACGGCGAAATGGCGGGAGGTTTATGCAGGTCTTTATTTGGCGGCTCTGCTTGGCAGCGCGTGACGAAGCTGCGTCTGCAGGGCGCGCGCGGCGATTTGCCCGTGACGCCAGCTTCCGGCACGGATGAAGGAAGGGATCTGCATGGCCGGCATTGGCCGGGCAAGCGCATAACCCTGCAGCGTGTCGCAGTCGAGTTCTTCGAGAATGCGGATATGATCGGCCGTCTCGACACCCTCGGCGATGACGAGGATGTTCAGCGAGCGACCGATGTCGATGATCGAGCCGACGAGTTTGCGCTGCTCGGCCGATTGCGGCAGCATGCGGATCAGCTCGCGGTCGATCTTCAACGTCTTCGGGCTCAAGCGCAGCAGGCTGACGATCGAGGCATGGCCGGTGCCGAAATCATCGATCTGGATGTCGATGCCGAGCTTGCGCAGCTTTTTCAGGTTGGCGGCCACCGCCTCGTCGCAATCGTCGAGTGAGATCGACTCCAGCAATTCGAAGGCGAAGGTGCCGGGCTGGATCTTCAGGGCGCGGAGTTTCTTGCCGAGATCGGGATCGGCGAGCCGTCTGGCGGAAACGTTGACCGATATTTTCGGAACCGACAGCCCGTCCTTGATCCAGGTGCGGCGATCGGCCATGGCGCGCTCCAGGATCAGGGCGTCGATGGTCGAGACGACGTCGAGGTCTTCGGCGATATCGAGGAAGCGGTCGGGCGTCAGCAGACCGTGCACCGGGTGCTGCCAGCGGGCAAGCGTTTCGACGCCTGCGACATCCAGCGTGCGGGCATCGAACTGCAACTGATAGAAGGGCACGAATTCATTGCGCTCGAGGCCGATCAGGATCTCGTCGGCGAGGTGCTTGGCGGAGATGATGTCGCGGCGGGCAGCAGCCGAGAAAAATTCGAAGCGGTTGCGGCCCAGGCCCTTGGCACGATAGAGCGCGATATCGGCATCGAGCAGCATCTGCTTGGCGTCGAGCGTCGGTCCGCTGTCGATGGCGATGCCGATGCTGGCGCCGAAACGGCAGTCGTGCCCCTCATATCGGACGGGTTTGCGCAGTTCGCGAATGACACGTTCGGCAAGGCCGCCGATCTTCTTCGATGCAGGATCGACGATGCAGAGGATGACGAATTCGTCGCCCCCGATGCGGGCCACGAAATCGGCGGCACGGACGGAATTTCTGAGTACGGTTGCGGCATGCCGCAGCATGGCGTCGCCGGCCCGGTGGCCGAGCGTGTCGTTGATCTGCTTGAAGCGGTCGAGATCGATATGCAGGATCGCCAGCGCCAGGCCCTTGGCCCGGCATTCGGCGGAGCGTTCGTCCAGCATCTTGTCGAGATAACGGCGGTTCGGCAGGCTGGTGAGATAATCGTGCAGCGCCAGGTGCTCGATGCTCTCCTTGGCGGCTTCGAGTTCGCGATTGCGGGCCTCGGCCAGATCCTTGGCGCGCTGCAGCTCGTTTCGGAGCGCGACCTCCTCGGTGACGTCCCAATTGGCGCCGATCAGCTTGCGGTGGCCGTTGCCGTCGACGAAGAAGGCCGAGCGGGCGCGGATGACGCGTTCGGCGCCGTCGCCGCGGATGATGCGGTATTCCTGCTGGAAGTCACTTCCGCTTTCGACGCTGCGATCGGACAGGCCCAGCACGCGCTCGCGGTCGTCGGGATGCAGGCTTTTCGCCCAGACGTCGCCGGCGATCTGATGCGAGACGCCTTTCAGCCCGTAAATGGCGATGAGGCGCTCGTCCCATTCGACGGTGTCATTCTCGATATCCGCCTCGAAGACGCCGATGCGGGATGTCTCCAGCGCCAGGTCGAGCCGGCGCGACAGGCGCGACAGCGTCTCATCGGCCTCCTTGCGGGCGGTGATATCGGTATCCGTGCCGACGACGCGTGTCGGCACGCCGTTCTCGT contains these protein-coding regions:
- a CDS encoding putative bifunctional diguanylate cyclase/phosphodiesterase; the encoded protein is MPVKKAHPEAEDPHDEAAVAEAGVGSGADDDFDLAERESRWNHALVGSGLGVWDHNYRLDRKYYSQTWKTMRGMAPDEEAAGDYDTWLQLVHPDDRDFVVHAIDRQNAGDPDYQIFEYRERHRDGHWMWIDCRGACVEWDENGVPTRVVGTDTDITARKEADETLSRLSRRLDLALETSRIGVFEADIENDTVEWDERLIAIYGLKGVSHQIAGDVWAKSLHPDDRERVLGLSDRSVESGSDFQQEYRIIRGDGAERVIRARSAFFVDGNGHRKLIGANWDVTEEVALRNELQRAKDLAEARNRELEAAKESIEHLALHDYLTSLPNRRYLDKMLDERSAECRAKGLALAILHIDLDRFKQINDTLGHRAGDAMLRHAATVLRNSVRAADFVARIGGDEFVILCIVDPASKKIGGLAERVIRELRKPVRYEGHDCRFGASIGIAIDSGPTLDAKQMLLDADIALYRAKGLGRNRFEFFSAAARRDIISAKHLADEILIGLERNEFVPFYQLQFDARTLDVAGVETLARWQHPVHGLLTPDRFLDIAEDLDVVSTIDALILERAMADRRTWIKDGLSVPKISVNVSARRLADPDLGKKLRALKIQPGTFAFELLESISLDDCDEAVAANLKKLRKLGIDIQIDDFGTGHASIVSLLRLSPKTLKIDRELIRMLPQSAEQRKLVGSIIDIGRSLNILVIAEGVETADHIRILEELDCDTLQGYALARPMPAMQIPSFIRAGSWRHGQIAARALQTQLRHALPSRAAK